A stretch of the Microcebus murinus isolate Inina chromosome 6, M.murinus_Inina_mat1.0, whole genome shotgun sequence genome encodes the following:
- the LOC105864749 gene encoding ribonuclease 4 isoform X2 encodes MTPGTSKVLMALQRTCSLLLLLLLTLLGLGLVQPSYGQDRMYQRFLRQHVDPEGTGGDDRYCNLMMQRRKMTIRQCKRFNTFIHDDIWNIRSICSTTNIQCKNGNMNCHEGVVKVTDCRETGSSRAPNCRYRALASTRRVVIACEGNPEVPVHFDK; translated from the coding sequence gcACCTCTAAGGTACTGATGGCTCTACAGAGGACCTGTTCATTGCTTCTGCTCTTGCTGCTGaccctgctggggctggggctagtACAGCCCTCCTATGGCCAGGATCGCATGTACCAACGATTCCTGCGGCAACATGTGGACCCTGAGGGGACAGGTGGCGATGACAGATACTGCAATTTGATGATGCAAAGACGGAAGATGACTATACGTCAGTGCAAGCGCTTCAACACCTTCATCCATGACGACATCTGGAACATTCGTAGTATCTGCAGCACCACCAATATCCAGTGCAAGAATGGCAATATGAACTGTCATGAGGGTGTAGTGAAGGTCACAGACTGCAGGGAGAcaggaagttccagggcccccaACTGCAGATATCGAGCCTTGGCAAGCACTCGGCGTGTCGTCATTGCCTGTGAGGGTAACCCAGAGGTGCCTGTGCACTTTGACAAATAG
- the LOC105864749 gene encoding ribonuclease 4 isoform X1 — protein MALQRTCSLLLLLLLTLLGLGLVQPSYGQDRMYQRFLRQHVDPEGTGGDDRYCNLMMQRRKMTIRQCKRFNTFIHDDIWNIRSICSTTNIQCKNGNMNCHEGVVKVTDCRETGSSRAPNCRYRALASTRRVVIACEGNPEVPVHFDK, from the coding sequence ATGGCTCTACAGAGGACCTGTTCATTGCTTCTGCTCTTGCTGCTGaccctgctggggctggggctagtACAGCCCTCCTATGGCCAGGATCGCATGTACCAACGATTCCTGCGGCAACATGTGGACCCTGAGGGGACAGGTGGCGATGACAGATACTGCAATTTGATGATGCAAAGACGGAAGATGACTATACGTCAGTGCAAGCGCTTCAACACCTTCATCCATGACGACATCTGGAACATTCGTAGTATCTGCAGCACCACCAATATCCAGTGCAAGAATGGCAATATGAACTGTCATGAGGGTGTAGTGAAGGTCACAGACTGCAGGGAGAcaggaagttccagggcccccaACTGCAGATATCGAGCCTTGGCAAGCACTCGGCGTGTCGTCATTGCCTGTGAGGGTAACCCAGAGGTGCCTGTGCACTTTGACAAATAG